A part of Candidatus Diapherotrites archaeon genomic DNA contains:
- a CDS encoding NAD(P)-dependent oxidoreductase, with protein MKILVTGSQGFIGKELVKELKQRNYEVKEFDLGSGQDLLNEKQVREAVKGSGVVIHLAAIISDEFPKDKFFSVNVKGTENLLEASAKENIRKFIFVSSVGVYGPVKERADEKSELRPQTNYEKSKLEAEALVNSYQEIFPVTILRPALVLGPNVYWKQIIHFIKKEFPLIGEGKNKFQVIYYRDLVQAIVFCLREERTENEVFNVAEENPKTLREIIELIRKELEMKGKIKTIPEWLGTIMACFYITTNLFSKKKGLLIPAHIRRLTKERFYDSGKLMKLGWKPKYGTEEALRETIKELQA; from the coding sequence ATGAAAATTTTGGTGACTGGAAGCCAAGGCTTCATAGGAAAAGAATTGGTTAAGGAATTAAAGCAAAGGAATTACGAGGTTAAGGAATTTGATCTGGGGTCGGGGCAGGACTTATTGAACGAAAAGCAGGTGAGGGAAGCAGTGAAAGGCAGTGGGGTGGTAATCCATTTGGCTGCAATTATTTCGGATGAATTCCCTAAAGATAAATTCTTTTCTGTGAATGTTAAAGGAACAGAGAACCTGCTTGAGGCAAGCGCAAAAGAGAACATAAGAAAGTTCATATTCGTAAGCAGTGTTGGAGTTTATGGGCCAGTAAAAGAAAGGGCAGATGAGAAAAGCGAATTAAGGCCCCAGACCAATTACGAGAAATCAAAACTCGAAGCAGAAGCCCTTGTGAACAGTTATCAGGAAATCTTTCCTGTCACAATTTTAAGGCCAGCACTTGTTCTAGGCCCTAATGTCTACTGGAAGCAGATAATTCATTTCATTAAAAAGGAATTCCCTTTAATCGGTGAAGGAAAGAATAAGTTCCAGGTAATCTACTACAGGGATTTAGTGCAGGCAATAGTATTCTGCCTCAGGGAAGAAAGAACAGAAAATGAGGTGTTCAATGTAGCAGAAGAAAACCCCAAGACATTAAGGGAAATAATTGAATTAATCAGAAAGGAGCTTGAAATGAAGGGAAAAATAAAAACAATCCCTGAATGGCTTGGAACAATAATGGCTTGCTTCTACATAACCACTAATTTGTTTAGCAAAAAAAAGGGCTTGCTCATCCCTGCGCACATCAGGCGGCTCACAAAAGAAAGGTTTTATGATTCAGGCAAACTCATGAAATTAGGCTGGAAGCCAAAGTACGGAACAGAAGAGGCTTTAAGGGAGACAATAAAAGAATTGCAAGCATAA
- a CDS encoding DUF2240 family protein, giving the protein MADSTASKQSLVERIVSSTRKSENEVIELIEKKKEKFSGLLSDEGAAFIVAKELGLQVGVPSFSPEKLRVSELETGMSNFELVVRVLNVFCPREFTKDSRKGFMCNLLVADDSGSIRLTLWHDFVKKLEELNIKRNSALRLKGCYVTEFNNFKQLNLGSNGSIELVQEKELKEGLPEEKHLHLKVSELKEGLNEVDVIARITKIFPAKSFDSNERQGNLTAFELGDDSGIVRAVAWNELAKELGKFAAGDIVRIEGAYTKAGLNGTELHLGWKARITKEKDLSAAIPALNELLGIQVKSKALNELGEGDRDIEVKGKIIALNKGNLMFRVCPKCNAKLERIDEKDFTEGLFCSRCGMEVSEPDFTPVVSFELDDGTSSIRVLAFGATAEKFLELKKEELKKKLEQTTAEGVIEELAQKIEGREAVVLGNVKLNPKNNELELTARNIILT; this is encoded by the coding sequence ATGGCTGACTCAACTGCATCAAAGCAAAGCTTAGTTGAAAGGATTGTTTCTTCTACTAGGAAGAGCGAAAATGAAGTAATTGAATTGATTGAGAAGAAAAAGGAAAAGTTTTCAGGTCTGCTTTCAGATGAAGGAGCAGCATTCATTGTTGCAAAGGAGTTGGGATTGCAGGTTGGAGTGCCTTCTTTTTCGCCTGAGAAGCTCAGGGTTTCAGAGCTTGAAACAGGAATGAGTAATTTTGAGCTTGTTGTGAGAGTGCTTAATGTTTTCTGCCCGAGGGAATTCACCAAAGACAGCAGGAAAGGCTTTATGTGCAATCTGCTTGTAGCAGATGATTCAGGCAGCATAAGGCTTACTTTATGGCATGATTTTGTGAAGAAGCTGGAGGAATTGAATATTAAGAGGAACAGTGCGCTGAGATTGAAGGGCTGCTATGTAACTGAATTCAATAATTTCAAGCAATTGAATTTGGGTTCAAATGGTTCAATCGAGTTAGTGCAGGAGAAAGAATTGAAAGAGGGGTTGCCTGAAGAGAAGCATTTGCATTTGAAGGTCTCGGAATTAAAGGAAGGATTGAATGAAGTGGACGTAATTGCAAGGATTACAAAAATTTTTCCCGCAAAGTCTTTTGATTCAAATGAAAGGCAGGGGAATTTAACTGCTTTTGAGTTGGGCGATGACTCAGGAATTGTAAGGGCTGTTGCCTGGAATGAATTGGCAAAAGAGTTAGGAAAATTTGCTGCGGGGGACATTGTGAGGATTGAGGGTGCCTACACCAAGGCAGGATTGAATGGAACTGAACTGCACTTGGGCTGGAAGGCAAGGATAACAAAGGAAAAGGATTTAAGTGCAGCAATCCCTGCATTGAATGAATTGCTTGGAATTCAAGTGAAATCCAAGGCATTGAATGAATTGGGTGAAGGCGATAGGGACATTGAAGTTAAAGGAAAAATAATTGCATTAAATAAAGGCAATCTGATGTTCAGGGTCTGCCCTAAATGCAATGCAAAGCTTGAGAGAATTGATGAAAAGGATTTTACTGAAGGCCTTTTTTGTTCTCGTTGCGGAATGGAAGTCTCTGAGCCTGATTTTACTCCTGTTGTTTCATTTGAATTGGATGACGGCACTTCCTCCATCAGGGTACTTGCATTCGGTGCAACAGCAGAGAAATTCCTTGAGCTGAAAAAAGAGGAATTAAAGAAAAAGCTTGAGCAGACTACAGCTGAAGGCGTAATAGAGGAATTAGCTCAGAAGATTGAGGGCAGAGAGGCAGTGGTATTAGGCAACGTGAAATTGAATCCTAAGAACAATGAGCTGGAGCTGACTGCAAGGAACATTATTTTAACCTGA
- a CDS encoding S8 family serine peptidase: MNSKILFALLFSLILAVSVSAETQRAYFKVKDLAGFNSIASYARHSFPSGNISIEAPSEAIDGLKHNPHLEFIGYANKWYIEGSPAGELGAVGGIKGKPGTRPCVLSDYGLPQVWYGVKQVYNNFNITSTSGGAGVNVAVLDTGAIKHFDLASNIKVCLDATGRGIKNGCTDRDGHGTHVAGIIAANSGSDGKGIYGVAPQSNLWIYKVCGTYCWSDDVARAINDATARGTNVISMSFGGTGLAADEKAALDNAYAHGVLLVAAAGNAGPAYNTIEYPGAYDKVMAVAAIDDQYATANFSSRGINDGDYIIEEREVEVAAGGVNILSTYKDGCYAYYWGTSQATPHVSGLAAKLWQGSGTTTRTYLQNRAMLWDLDVLGDDPATGFGLPTVLN; encoded by the coding sequence TTGAATAGCAAAATTTTATTTGCACTACTTTTCTCTTTAATTTTAGCTGTGAGCGTTTCAGCTGAAACCCAGAGAGCTTATTTTAAAGTCAAAGACTTGGCTGGATTCAATTCAATTGCTTCTTATGCAAGGCATTCTTTCCCTAGCGGCAATATCTCAATCGAAGCTCCAAGCGAGGCAATAGACGGATTAAAGCATAACCCACACCTTGAATTCATTGGCTATGCGAACAAGTGGTACATTGAAGGAAGCCCGGCAGGCGAATTAGGCGCAGTAGGGGGCATTAAAGGAAAGCCCGGCACAAGACCTTGCGTTCTTTCAGATTACGGCCTTCCTCAGGTATGGTACGGAGTAAAGCAAGTCTATAATAATTTCAATATTACAAGCACTTCAGGCGGCGCAGGAGTGAACGTTGCTGTTTTGGACACTGGAGCAATAAAGCATTTTGACCTTGCGAGCAATATTAAAGTATGCCTTGACGCTACAGGAAGAGGAATAAAGAACGGTTGCACTGACAGAGACGGCCACGGAACTCATGTGGCAGGCATAATTGCAGCAAATTCTGGTTCTGACGGAAAAGGAATTTACGGTGTGGCCCCTCAATCTAATCTATGGATCTACAAAGTGTGCGGAACTTACTGCTGGAGCGATGACGTCGCAAGAGCAATAAATGATGCTACAGCGAGAGGCACTAATGTCATAAGCATGAGCTTTGGCGGAACAGGCCTTGCTGCAGACGAAAAAGCAGCATTAGACAATGCTTATGCCCACGGAGTCCTCTTGGTCGCAGCAGCAGGAAATGCAGGCCCAGCATACAATACAATTGAATATCCTGGAGCTTATGACAAGGTAATGGCAGTTGCAGCAATAGATGACCAGTATGCAACAGCAAACTTTTCAAGCAGAGGAATAAATGACGGGGACTACATTATAGAGGAAAGAGAGGTTGAAGTTGCTGCCGGCGGAGTGAACATACTCTCAACTTACAAGGACGGCTGCTATGCCTATTATTGGGGCACAAGCCAAGCAACACCCCATGTTTCAGGTTTAGCAGCAAAACTCTGGCAGGGCTCAGGCACAACAACAAGAACTTACTTGCAGAATAGAGCAATGCTCTGGGACTTGGATGTTCTTGGGGACGACCCAGCAACAGGATTCGGCCTTCCAACAGTTCTAAACTAA
- a CDS encoding glycine C-acetyltransferase — protein sequence MPNADEFFRQCVNELKEKNLDWKIRVLGSPSSARGIIDGKNAIILCSNNYLGLSNHPKLKKAAVQAVKKYGAGSGSVRTIAGTMDLHVQLEKKIAEFKHSEAALFFQTGFATNAGLIPALAGEGDLIISDELNHGSIIDGVRLSKAERAVFKHKNTEELKKVLDESQAKNYKKTLIITDGVFSMDGDIAPMKDIVKLAEEFNAITYVDDAHGEGVLGDHGRGIASHFNLEGKIDVEMGTFSKAFGVVGGYVSGSKSLCEFALNKSRTFLLSGSHPPAVVAACIASLELLEGTDRYVKKLWENTRYFKKKLKKLGFDTGESETPITPVMLGDSTLAQNFARELFDEGIFTIPIVYPMVAQGKARIRTMVTAAHKKEDLNEALEAFEKVGKRLSVLK from the coding sequence ATGCCGAATGCAGATGAATTCTTCAGGCAGTGCGTGAATGAATTAAAGGAAAAGAATCTGGATTGGAAGATCAGGGTTCTTGGAAGCCCTTCAAGTGCAAGAGGCATAATTGACGGAAAAAATGCAATTATTTTATGCTCTAACAATTATTTGGGTCTTTCAAATCATCCTAAACTGAAGAAGGCTGCAGTTCAGGCAGTAAAAAAATACGGTGCTGGCTCTGGCTCTGTTAGGACTATTGCAGGCACAATGGACTTGCATGTTCAATTAGAAAAAAAGATTGCTGAATTCAAGCATTCAGAGGCAGCACTCTTCTTCCAGACAGGCTTTGCTACGAATGCCGGGCTGATTCCTGCATTAGCAGGAGAAGGCGACCTAATTATAAGCGATGAATTGAACCACGGCAGCATTATTGACGGGGTAAGGCTCAGCAAAGCCGAAAGGGCTGTATTCAAACACAAGAACACAGAAGAATTAAAGAAGGTTCTGGATGAAAGCCAGGCAAAAAATTACAAGAAAACTTTAATTATAACTGACGGTGTTTTTTCCATGGATGGAGATATTGCCCCAATGAAAGACATAGTGAAATTGGCTGAAGAATTTAATGCAATAACCTATGTTGATGACGCGCACGGTGAAGGGGTATTAGGAGACCACGGGAGAGGCATTGCAAGCCATTTTAATTTGGAGGGAAAGATTGATGTTGAAATGGGCACCTTCAGCAAAGCTTTTGGTGTAGTAGGAGGCTATGTTTCAGGCTCAAAGAGCTTGTGCGAATTCGCTTTGAATAAGAGCAGGACCTTCCTGCTTTCAGGCTCTCATCCTCCTGCAGTTGTCGCTGCATGCATTGCTTCCCTCGAGCTTCTTGAGGGAACTGACAGGTATGTGAAGAAGCTGTGGGAAAACACCAGATACTTCAAAAAGAAATTAAAGAAATTGGGATTTGATACAGGCGAGAGCGAAACCCCCATTACCCCAGTAATGCTTGGCGATTCAACTTTAGCGCAAAATTTCGCAAGAGAATTATTTGATGAAGGCATCTTCACCATTCCAATTGTTTATCCAATGGTAGCACAGGGAAAGGCAAGAATCAGGACAATGGTTACTGCAGCGCACAAGAAAGAGGACTTGAATGAAGCGCTTGAAGCATTCGAGAAAGTAGGAAAAAGATTGAGTGTCTTGAAGTAG
- the tdh gene encoding L-threonine 3-dehydrogenase, whose protein sequence is MKEKMLAIMKDKPREGAITTEVAIPKIKPHEILVKVKATSICGTDVHIYKWDKWSQNRIKPPLIFGHEFTGEVIEIGKHVFSTSEVKVGNYVSAETHIACGKCFQCKTGNAHICENVRILGVDTQGCFAEYAVIPAANAWVNDPKIPLEIASMQEPLGNAIHTALAVELIGNTVLIMGCGPIGLCSIQVAKAAGAAKVIAVDLVPYRLELAKKMKADYALNAREVDVIKEVMDITEGKGADVFLEMSGSQQAIEQGFKALRPGGEASILGIPSKEIELDLSSAVVFKAAKVHGINGRLMFNTWYKTASLLKNKLIDISPIITHKIKLNEFEQGMQAMLSGNSGKVVMFP, encoded by the coding sequence ATGAAAGAAAAAATGCTAGCTATAATGAAAGACAAGCCAAGGGAAGGGGCAATAACAACAGAAGTTGCAATACCAAAAATAAAGCCCCATGAAATACTAGTTAAAGTAAAGGCAACCTCAATCTGCGGCACTGATGTTCACATCTATAAATGGGACAAATGGAGCCAGAACAGAATAAAGCCTCCATTAATCTTCGGTCACGAATTCACAGGGGAAGTAATAGAAATAGGAAAACATGTTTTCTCCACATCTGAAGTAAAAGTAGGGAACTATGTTTCAGCCGAAACACATATTGCGTGCGGCAAATGCTTCCAGTGCAAGACAGGAAACGCCCACATCTGCGAGAACGTCAGAATTTTAGGCGTGGACACTCAAGGTTGCTTTGCCGAATACGCTGTAATCCCTGCAGCAAACGCTTGGGTGAATGACCCAAAGATTCCATTAGAAATTGCCTCAATGCAAGAGCCATTGGGAAATGCAATTCACACTGCCCTTGCAGTGGAATTAATTGGAAACACAGTCCTCATAATGGGCTGCGGTCCTATTGGATTGTGCTCAATTCAAGTGGCAAAGGCTGCAGGCGCAGCAAAAGTAATTGCAGTAGACCTGGTTCCTTACAGGCTTGAATTGGCAAAAAAAATGAAGGCAGATTATGCATTAAACGCAAGAGAAGTAGATGTAATAAAAGAAGTAATGGATATAACAGAAGGAAAAGGGGCAGATGTATTCCTTGAAATGTCCGGAAGCCAGCAAGCAATAGAACAAGGATTCAAGGCATTAAGGCCTGGAGGGGAAGCATCAATTTTAGGCATTCCCTCAAAGGAAATAGAATTGGATTTAAGTTCAGCGGTAGTATTCAAGGCAGCAAAAGTCCATGGAATCAATGGAAGGCTGATGTTCAATACCTGGTACAAGACAGCCTCTCTGCTGAAAAACAAATTAATAGACATAAGCCCCATCATTACCCACAAAATAAAATTGAATGAATTTGAGCAAGGAATGCAGGCAATGCTCTCAGGCAACTCAGGGAAAGTAGTCATGTTCCCCTGA
- a CDS encoding DUF4389 domain-containing protein yields MADFPAKLSINYEENGSRVELIVRIIYGIILAIIAGIWGIFVCIAVVVQWFHILFTGRKNKDLWEFTASYFRFYMRFFAYCHILTDQRPPISGE; encoded by the coding sequence ATGGCTGATTTTCCGGCAAAGCTTTCAATCAATTACGAGGAAAACGGGAGCAGGGTTGAATTGATTGTGAGAATAATTTATGGGATTATCCTTGCAATTATTGCTGGCATCTGGGGGATTTTTGTCTGCATTGCAGTAGTAGTCCAATGGTTTCATATTCTTTTCACTGGAAGAAAAAACAAGGACTTATGGGAGTTCACTGCTTCATACTTCAGGTTTTACATGAGGTTTTTTGCTTACTGCCACATTCTTACAGACCAGAGGCCTCCGATTTCAGGGGAATAA
- a CDS encoding PIN domain-containing protein gives MYIIDSNIFFEVLLKREHWSESKALLEKIYSKELKAAITSFSIHSIEIFMIYNKKFKEAIEFIKKLSLFELIVYNTSFEDEIEAIKLVEKGILDFDDALQYVTAKKLKTKAIVSYNKHFDSTDLKRITPKELI, from the coding sequence ATGTACATAATTGATTCAAATATTTTCTTTGAAGTTTTGCTTAAAAGAGAACACTGGAGTGAAAGTAAGGCTTTGCTTGAAAAAATCTATTCAAAGGAATTGAAAGCGGCCATTACATCCTTTTCCATTCATTCAATAGAAATTTTTATGATTTACAACAAAAAATTCAAAGAAGCAATAGAATTTATAAAAAAACTGAGTTTGTTTGAATTAATTGTTTATAACACTTCTTTTGAAGATGAGATTGAAGCAATAAAGCTTGTTGAAAAAGGCATTCTTGATTTTGATGATGCACTTCAATATGTAACTGCAAAAAAATTAAAAACAAAAGCAATTGTTAGCTATAACAAACATTTTGATTCAACAGACTTGAAAAGAATTACTCCTAAAGAACTTATTTGA
- a CDS encoding geranylgeranylglyceryl/heptaprenylglyceryl phosphate synthase, which yields MKEEKHFGKTYRKILSLIEEKKGLVFLVIDPPNQSPEIAGKLSRIGADCGIAAVAVGGSVGAQGEILDKTIISIKEDSGLPVILFPGNIATISKHADAIYFMSMLNSLDPYYISGAQTASSLPLKKIGVEPIPTSYIIVEPGRAVGWVGRAKLVPRNMPYLAGITALAGQYMGAHAIILESGGGAPAPAPKEMVKYTAELIDVPLIVAGGVRTPKFAYDTIKAGASIVHVGAALERTKGDGAKAKKIFTSIAQAALKGGRERK from the coding sequence TTGAAGGAAGAAAAGCATTTCGGAAAAACTTATAGAAAAATACTTTCATTGATAGAGGAAAAAAAGGGTTTAGTGTTCCTTGTTATTGACCCTCCAAACCAGAGCCCTGAGATAGCAGGAAAACTTTCAAGAATTGGCGCAGACTGCGGCATAGCAGCAGTAGCAGTAGGAGGCTCTGTTGGAGCGCAAGGGGAAATTCTTGACAAGACAATTATTTCAATTAAAGAGGACTCAGGTCTGCCAGTAATACTCTTTCCAGGAAACATTGCCACAATCTCAAAGCACGCTGACGCAATATACTTTATGTCAATGCTTAATTCCCTTGACCCGTACTATATTTCCGGGGCCCAGACAGCTTCCTCTCTTCCATTAAAAAAGATTGGTGTAGAGCCAATTCCTACTTCCTACATTATAGTAGAGCCTGGAAGGGCAGTAGGATGGGTTGGAAGGGCAAAACTTGTCCCAAGAAACATGCCTTACCTTGCAGGCATTACTGCACTGGCAGGCCAGTACATGGGGGCACATGCAATAATCCTTGAGTCAGGAGGCGGCGCTCCTGCTCCAGCACCAAAAGAGATGGTGAAGTATACAGCAGAATTAATTGACGTTCCCCTAATAGTTGCAGGCGGTGTTCGTACACCAAAATTCGCTTACGATACAATCAAAGCTGGAGCTTCAATAGTGCACGTGGGCGCAGCACTTGAGAGAACAAAAGGCGACGGAGCAAAAGCAAAAAAGATTTTTACTTCAATAGCCCAGGCAGCCCTCAAAGGCGGAAGAGAAAGAAAATAA
- a CDS encoding MBL fold metallo-hydrolase, translating into MSETNQIAKGLYALISTGESSNCFLLKGEKNALVDSGLEKNSIAIKDFILQAGLQLEDINFIFHTHAHCDHFQADMLFPKAEILASKEEAEKLNGKDYYYTASELFASNYFPEVSSFLKGGQEIKLKPFKLKVISTPGHTKGGLCFYEPGLKALFSGDTVFNGAVGRSDLIGGNKEELVESLKKLSKLKIEFLLPGHGEILEGAEENKKNLENAINLLI; encoded by the coding sequence TTGAGCGAAACAAACCAAATTGCCAAAGGCCTTTACGCTTTGATTTCAACAGGAGAGAGCAGCAACTGCTTTCTCTTGAAAGGAGAAAAGAATGCTTTGGTTGATTCAGGTCTGGAGAAGAATTCCATTGCAATAAAAGACTTCATTTTACAGGCAGGGCTGCAGCTTGAAGACATTAACTTCATATTCCACACTCACGCACACTGCGACCACTTTCAAGCAGATATGCTTTTTCCCAAAGCAGAAATTCTAGCGAGCAAAGAGGAAGCAGAGAAATTGAACGGAAAAGATTACTATTATACTGCGTCAGAGCTTTTTGCAAGCAATTATTTTCCCGAGGTTTCCTCTTTTTTGAAGGGCGGCCAAGAAATAAAATTAAAGCCCTTCAAGCTCAAGGTGATTTCAACTCCTGGCCACACAAAGGGGGGCTTATGCTTTTATGAGCCTGGACTCAAGGCCCTCTTTTCAGGCGACACAGTATTCAATGGCGCTGTAGGGAGGAGTGATTTGATTGGGGGAAATAAAGAGGAATTGGTTGAGTCACTCAAAAAATTGTCCAAGCTGAAAATAGAATTCCTTCTTCCCGGGCACGGAGAAATCCTTGAAGGAGCAGAAGAAAACAAAAAGAACTTAGAGAATGCAATTAATTTATTAATTTGA
- a CDS encoding pyrimidine 5'-nucleotidase encodes MQSIVFDLDETLYPKGIGLLGKINERIVVYIQGKLNCPKEEAEKARVQLYQEYGSTVTGLMKKNLVDPLDYFSFITNIDIDVNKLLHENLELKRILDSIECRKYIFTNAIESHAFNVINALGLKGCFDGVYGQEFLEFGGKQNHSSFKKFISATGIEPEKSAMVDDEKKSLVIAKDFGMKTVFVGGKAEEFDFCINRIEGIKEVWGKLNGMNT; translated from the coding sequence ATGCAGTCAATTGTTTTTGACTTGGATGAAACCCTTTACCCTAAAGGCATAGGACTCCTGGGAAAGATTAATGAAAGGATTGTGGTTTACATTCAAGGGAAGCTTAATTGCCCCAAGGAAGAAGCTGAAAAGGCCAGAGTACAGTTATACCAAGAGTACGGCAGCACTGTAACCGGGTTGATGAAAAAGAATTTGGTTGACCCTCTAGATTACTTTTCTTTTATAACCAATATTGACATTGATGTGAATAAATTACTGCATGAAAACCTTGAACTTAAAAGAATTCTTGATTCAATTGAGTGCAGGAAATACATTTTCACTAATGCAATTGAAAGCCATGCATTCAATGTGATCAATGCCTTGGGGCTTAAAGGCTGTTTTGATGGCGTTTACGGGCAGGAGTTCCTTGAGTTTGGGGGAAAACAGAACCATTCCTCCTTCAAAAAATTCATTTCTGCTACAGGAATTGAGCCTGAAAAGAGTGCTATGGTTGATGACGAAAAGAAAAGCCTTGTTATAGCAAAAGATTTTGGAATGAAGACAGTTTTTGTTGGGGGCAAAGCAGAAGAATTTGATTTCTGCATTAATAGAATTGAGGGAATTAAAGAAGTGTGGGGCAAACTCAATGGAATGAATACATAA